GTCGATGCTGTGGGCTTCGCTGCAGCCATGACGTCCTCCTTCGCAGTTTCAGCAAAAGTTTTCCCAAACAATATAGCAACTGTTTTGGTGAGTTTGGCCCACCCTTGTTTGGGTGGTATGTTGTTTAGGTATTAGAATCATGAGCTAACAAAATAGCATTGTTGTCCTGGGTTGTTTATATCTGTTGTACTTGGAGATCTGTGGTCATAGTCCCCTGCGGCAATGGACGTTTATTAAGTTAAACGCTTACACAATTGCATGGATTCTGCaaaataaaatgaataaaaaaaaaaaatgaaacaaagCTGGGAATAGGTCAAACTGCATCTACATATTTGAGGTTCTCAGTGTGGTGTGACTACGATGTGTTTTGTCTACCAGGGGAGCTTGGAGATCTTTACAGGGTTGGGTCTCATTTTGGGGCCACCTCTCGGGGGTTGGTTGTACCAGTCATTTGGATATGAAGTTCCCTTTATGACGCTGGGCTGCTTCCTGTTTCTGATGGTCCCCTTCAATATCTATATACTACCACACTTTGGTAAGACCTTTAATGCAAGATATGTGACCATTCCTGTTATCTTATTCAAATGTAATCTTGCTGTAATGACTTATCATGTTATAAGTATGTGATGTCATGATCATTTCTTAATGCATTCCTGTCCGTTGAGTGAGGTGGCATCAGTGATGTATGCAAAATTGTCATTTTTGGGACGTTGTATTTGAGatatgacggtgtgtccttgggcaaggcacttcaccctacttgcatcggggGATTGTCCCCGTactgactgtaagtcgctctggataagagcgtctgctaaattactaaatgtaaatatgatgaTGTTGCACTGTCATATAAACCCTGAATATTCCTTGGATTAATACTGCTGGACTTGTGTACTTTCAGCCCTTGATTATCTGTTGCTCCTACTGCATGTTCATTTCCTGATTTTCTGGGGATAAAAATCACCTGCTAAATTAACAAATGGAAACGATGAGCTTCTCTACTGCTGTGCTTACCTCACAACCCAGATGCTGATCCGACTAAGGATTCCTTCTTCCGGCTGTTTAGTCATCTGAAGATTGTGCTGATCTGCTTCATCATATTCACCCTCAGCTCTGGGCTGGGCTTTCTGGACGCCACCCTGTCCTTGTATGCCATTGACAAGGTACAAGAACGTTTCCTTTGTAGTATGTAAACAAGGGCGTCATGTGACTTGAGTGCAGCTCTGACTTCCTGCATGTGTTTGTAGTTTAATCTCTCCCCAGGTTTTGTGGGACTCCTCCTTCTAGGCTTGTCCTTACCTTACTGTGTGGCATCGCCTATCCTGGGCATTATCAGTGACAAGTTTCCTGTAAGTCATAGAAATCCCAACACTACAGTGCCGGTGGGGATGTGGTTTGCGTCTGATTGCGTACTCATCATGGACGTGTTGTGTTGTTCTAGTCGACCAGGTGTTGGTTCATGGTGGTTGGAGGCTTCACCACAGCGCTGgccttctgcttcctgggccCTCTCCCACTATTACACATTCAAAGGTGAGCAGAAGTTAGTGTTAGGTGTTATTGTGCATGCAGCCTTTTTTTCTAGTGTACGAAAAAGAGACTTAAAATACATAGTTTACTCAAAATATTCAACGATTCCATTTTTACTGATCCTGATGGAAATTCTACAATTCACCTAATAATGTATGATCAGTTCCGagtaaaaataaacaaacacatgagcaaaaataaatacaagtatTAACCAGGACTAAGCATTATACCAGGACTAATTAAATCTGTTGTGTCTAGTCAGCTTTGGCTGTTGGTGTTCATGCTAGGCGTCATTGGGTTCTCCCTGGGCATGACAGCCATCCCGACCTACCCAGAGATGCTTCTCTGTGCACTGTGAGTGGCCATGACACTGATTTACTGTACCGCTTACTGTACAACTGCAAATGCGACTCAACACCAAACTGTCGTCCTTTTTTGAATGAAGTGAAAATGGATTTGAGGAGGGGCTTGGTACACTTGGACTGGTGTCAGGATTGTTTGGAGCGGTTTGGTCCATCGGGTAAGTGATGTCAAATACATAGTTGTACCTCACACTACTAAGTCTTTCATATCCATTTTATAAACAGATGGTAGAAGGTGAAGGTTAAATGTCCAGAGTTTGGAGTCTCACCAAGAATAGTTTTATTTTGTGTAGGATGTTTTGTGGTCCAACACTCGGTGGCTTTCTCACGCAACATCTGGGTTTTGAGTTGGCTGCAGCTATCCAGGGAGGACTGGCGTTTCTGGCGGTGAGTGCAACCTCCACATCAGCTCGTTTTGCTCATCATGTTTCAGATCTGTTACAGTACCTTACACACGTGTTGTGAAGGTTATTAGATGGCAGGAGTGGGCAGGATTCAAAGATGTTTGTGGTTTTCATAGGAAGCCAAGTGGTCCACAATGTTAAATGCCCCCCTCAGAAAGCAGACACCACAGATATTTAAACCAGAACCAATGTTTAAGCTGTAAACTTGATTTAATAGCATTGGTTGGATTCTGTCACTCTATTATCTGTTATATTAGAATGTCAATTGTAAAAAAATATGTAATTCAGCTGTATTATGGCCTGAGGGCTAATTATATACTTACCAGACAATAACTGGCAGTGGTCGCATGGTTGAATTGAATAGCACAGTAGGTGCTGGTCTGCAATACATTGAGATATAACAAAATACTTTGATGAAGAATTGGGGTGTAATCAAAGTCAGGGGGCGTAGAGTGGACGGGGTATTAACATACTGTAGTGCGCGATCAGAGCAGAAATGTTGACATTTGATTGATGACGGAGGTAGCAGAGTTCACATCTACCAACTGTAACAGGAACAATA
The Osmerus mordax isolate fOsmMor3 chromosome 9, fOsmMor3.pri, whole genome shotgun sequence genome window above contains:
- the slc18b1 gene encoding MFS-type transporter SLC18B1 — protein: MDPGLTDVQQTEDMKPEESTGPRPRMSRQQILTLISMASVNFSSMICYSILGPFFPNEAVKKGVNQTTIGLIFGCYAVCNLIGALVLGKYIVQIGAKFMLIAGLFVSSGCTIIFGLLDRVPEGTPFIVLCFITRSVDAVGFAAAMTSSFAVSAKVFPNNIATVLGSLEIFTGLGLILGPPLGGWLYQSFGYEVPFMTLGCFLFLMVPFNIYILPHFDADPTKDSFFRLFSHLKIVLICFIIFTLSSGLGFLDATLSLYAIDKFNLSPGFVGLLLLGLSLPYCVASPILGIISDKFPSTRCWFMVVGGFTTALAFCFLGPLPLLHIQSQLWLLVFMLGVIGFSLGMTAIPTYPEMLLCALENGFEEGLGTLGLVSGLFGAVWSIGMFCGPTLGGFLTQHLGFELAAAIQGGLAFLAASLLGLYYLSRRICYLRVSHESRFEATNERTPLLNTDLLPVAV